In Leishmania mexicana MHOM/GT/2001/U1103 complete genome, chromosome 20, one genomic interval encodes:
- a CDS encoding putative dead/h helicase, with protein sequence MNVVGDAVAAVGGDDDAIAEQQDMSFLMKLQELYCKSVLYEQLEQMMGHPATQEESDDYLDDVEGLVKLYCSEREAAKKMTPQGEEADAAAQREAVTEQHILHSLSVAINGEAEADEEPDIPMSSIQQLYHVLHDCLTTDTVETGLAVGSLLLADDAKRSAEEAARLAYQQQQRHMHGGVDTTSMNTSTAERKNAMKVSPEEMFRLAQHVRSGLADEAELLKLRSEDNEEEGGGAQDVELNDEEPRFLRNMGFSSMLHRRINYRAPLPSQLLRDARTPQHRQAILDRLAQRQQGDLSKLNSMEAVAQMQEKINMERRVIARKAQRTQQQSREYDFGAIMSGRDDRSVLDEDRYGRRGGALESEEYSTQPTLLHSELNVLPEESGFRPQDMPTKLAPWMKHSFGHKPRFGLPETMQTIQEQRISLPIYAKKEALLNFVDAHRVTVLVGETGSGKTTQIPQYLAEHGYADRGVIACTQPRRVAAETLAMRVAEEYGCRLGEEVGYTVRFRDVTSSLTKIKYMTDGMLLREALLDDSFQRYSVIILDEAHERSISTDLLFAIVRQALRKNEVLKVMVTSATLETEKFCAYFGASEPFRIEGRTFPVETYYLTDPTTDYVRAALQTVMMIHLQEPPGDVLVFFTGQEEIELGGEQLFRWMEMLRRQVSTPLPDLMVLPLTATMPQEVQSKVFEPTPPGCRKVVLATNVAETSITITNLYYVVDSGFCKQNIFDAKHGIDQLKVMPVSQAQAKQRSGRAGRIGPGKCYRMYTEKQFTTDMVSETVPDIMRTSLFHVTLQLKAMGLDLLNLELMDCPPKGAIVSALEKLRYLEALDDDGLLTPLGSRMAQLSIDPSQSKTLLTAVDLGCSEPVLTIVSMLAVQKRGVFYRPRDQQDASDAARRQFMQPEGDQLTLMAVYDAWVENGMSEDWSKHNFLKHRMLVEARDTRDQLKEMLARRNQHISHENDTNLDQVRKSITAGYFFNAARRVDSHTRSYVTLSDRREVYVHPSSVLIDDPPKYVLYDDLRMTKREYMTELLAIEPKWLVELAPAFYARPKDGRLTKEQAAERFTPILKSWETGSSWRISRLKKQRR encoded by the coding sequence ATGAACGttgtcggcgacgctgtggcggcagtgggtggcgacgacgacgccatcGCCGAGCAGCAGGACATGTCTTTCCTCATGAAGCTGCAGGAACTGTATTGCAAGTCGGTTCTTTacgagcagctggagcagaTGATGGGCCACCCCGCCACCCAAGAAGAGAGTGACGACTACCTTGACGACGTGGAAGGGCTCGTCAAGCTCTACTGCTccgagagggaggcggcgaagaagatGACGCCGCAAGGTGAGGaggccgacgccgctgcccaaCGTGAGGCGGTGACGGAGCAGCACATCCtgcactctctctccgttgCTATCAACGGCGAGGCCGAGGCAGACGAGGAACCCGACATACCCATGTCAAGCATTCAGCAGCTGTACCACGTCCTTCACGATTGCCTCACTACGGACACGGTGGAGACAGGGCTCGCTGTCGGGTCATTGCTGCTGGCCGATGATGCCAAGCGTAGCGCTGAAGAAGCGGCTCGCCTTGCctaccagcagcagcagcggcacatgCACGGCGGTGTTGACACGACGAGCATGAACACCTCCACTGCGGAGCGCAAGAATGCCATGAAGGTCTCGCCAGAGGAGATGTTCCGCCTCGCCCAGCACGTCCGAAGTGGTCTTGCCGATGAAGCGGAGCTGCTCAAATTGCGCTCCGAGGACAAcgaggaagaaggcggcggcgcgcaggacGTGGAGCTGAACGACGAAGAACCTCGCTTCTTGCGCAACATGGGCTTCTCCTCGATGCTGCACCGTCGCATCAACTAccgtgcaccgctgccgtcgcagctgctccgtgacgcccgcacgccgcagcaccgtcaagCCATCTTGGACAGACTCGCCCAGCGTCAGCAGGGCGACTTGTCAAAGCTGAACAgcatggaggcggtggcgcagatgcAGGAGAAGATCAATATGGAGCGTCGCGTCATCGCCCGCAAGGCGCAGCGTACCCAGCAGCAATCCCGCGAGTACGACTTTGGGGCGATCATGAGCGGCCGCGATGATAGGTCGGTGCTCGACGAGGACCGCTACGGACGGAGAGGTGGGGCGTTAGAAAGCGAGGAGTACTCGACACAGCCCACCCTTCTGCACTCGGAGCTGAATGTGCTGCCGGAGGAGAGTGGCTTCCGACCACAGGATATGCCGACGAAGCTGGCGCCATGGATGAAACACAGCTTTGGACACAAACCGCGTTTTGGCCTGCCCGAGACTATGCAGACGATACAGGAGCAGCGCATCTCCCTCCCGATTTACGCGAAGAAGGAGGCTCTACTGAACTTTGTAGATGCACACCGGGTGACCGTGCTTGTCGGAGAGACAGGCAGCggcaagacgacgcagaTTCCGCAGTACCTGGCGGAGCACGGGTACGCTGATCGAGGCGTGATCGCCTGCACGCAGCCCCGCCGTGTCGCCGCCGAGACGCTTGCCATGCGAGTCGCTGAGGAGTACGGCTGCCGCCTTGGCGAGGAGGTCGGTTACACCGTTCGCTTCCGCGATGTCACCTCGTCTCTGACAAAGATCAAGTACATGACAGACGGTatgctgctgcgcgaagCGCTGCTAGACGACAGCTTCCAACGCTACAGCGTCATCATCCTCGACGAGGCGCACGAGCGCTCCATCAGCACCGATCTCCTCTTCGCTATCGtgcggcaggcgctgcggaagAACGAGGTGCTGAAGGTGATGGTGACCTCCGCCACCCTCGAGACGGAGAAGTTCTGCGCCTACTTTGGCGCCTCTGAGCCTTTTCGGATTGAAGGTCGCACGTTCCCTGTGGAGACCTACTACCTCACCGACCCCACCACCGACTACGTGCGAGCCGCCCTGCAGACGGTCATGATGATTCACCTGCAGGAGCCTCCAGGGGACGTCCTTGTCTTCTTCACTGGCCAGGAAGAGATCGAGCTGGGTGGGGAACAGCTGTTTCGCTGGATGGAgatgctgcggcggcaggtgAGCACGCCGTTGCCTGACTTGATGGTGCTGCCTCTCACGGCCACCATGCCGCAAGAGGTGCAGTCGAAGGTGTTCGAGCCCACCCCACCTGGTTGCCGCAAGGTCGTACTGGCCACGAACGTCGCCGAGACGTCGATCACCATCACCAATCTCTACTACGTCGTTGACAGCGGCTTCTGCAAGCAGAACATCTTCGACGCCAAGCACGGCATCGATCAGCTCAAGGTGATGCCGGTGTCTCAAGCGcaggcgaagcagcgctcTGGTCGTGCGGGGCGCATCGGACCCGGCAAGTGCTACCGCATGTACACGGAGAAGCAGTTCACGACGGACATGGTGTCGGAGACGGTGCCAGACATTATGCGGACAAGCCTCTTCCACGTTACCCTGCAGCTGAAGGCCATGGGGCTCGATCTCCTTAACCTCGAGCTCATGGACTGCCCTCCGAAGGGGGCCATTGTCTCAGCGCTAGAGAAGCTGCGATATCTTGAGGcgctcgacgacgacggactGCTGACTCCGCTAGGGAGCCGCATGGCGCAGTTGTCCATCGACCCCTCGCAGAGCAAAACGCTACTCACTGCAGTGGACTTGGGCTGCAGCGAGCCGGTCCTCACAATTGTGTCGATGCTGGCAGTACAGAAGCGTGGCGTCTTCTACCGCCCTCGAGATCAGCAAGATGCGTCTGACGCGGCACGACGCCAGTTCATGCAACCAGAGGGTGATCAGCTCACGCTCATGGCGGTCTACGACGCTTGGGTGGAGAACGGCATGTCCGAGGACTGGAGCAAGCACAACTTCCTGAAGCACCGCATGCTGGTCGAGGCACGTGACACACGCGACCAGCTCAAGGAGATGCTGGCGCGGCGCAACCAGCACATATCACACGAGAATGACACAAACCTCGACCAGGTACGCAAGTCCATCACGGCCGGGTACTTCTTCAACGCGGCGAGGCGTGTCGACTCGCACACTCGCTCGTACGTCACACTGTCCGACAGGCGTGAGGTGTACGtgcacccctcctccgtgCTCATCGATGACCCACCCAAGTACGTTCTGTACGACGACCTCCGCATGACGAAGCGGGAGTACatgacggagctgctggcgatcGAGCCGAAGTGGTTGGTGGAGCTGGCGCCAGCCTTTTACGCAAGACCGAAGGACGGGCGCCTTACGAAGGAGCAAGCCGCTGAGCGCTTCACACCGATCCTAAAGTCGTGGGAGACAGGCAGCTCCTGGCGTATCTCGCGTCTCAagaagcagcggcgttgA
- a CDS encoding 40S ribosomal protein S24e has protein sequence MVFQKKKAEVSIRTSQFKVNKLLNRKQFIVEVNHPHWCGTVPTQLIRKKLAVLYKVPDASQVSLFGFKTKFGGGKTTGFGLIYDDLASLKRFEPNYRKTRMGFGKARLPARKSVKERRNRNKKLRGKAKGKQVAKKK, from the coding sequence ATGGTCTTTCAAAAGAAGAAGGCTGAGGTGTCTATCCGTACCTCCCAGTTCAAGGTGAACAAGCTGCTCAACCGCAAGCAGTTCATCGTGGAGGTGAACCACCCGCACTGGTGTGGTACCGTGCCGACGCAGCTGATCCGCAAGAAGCTGGCCGTGCTTTACAAGGTGCCGGATGCGAGCCAGGTGTCCCTCTTCGGCTTCAAGACGAagttcggcggcggcaagacCACCGGCTTCGGTCTGATCTACGACGACCTCGCGTCCCTGAAGCGCTTCGAGCCCAACTACCGCAAGACCCGCATGGGCTTCGGCAAGGCTCGCCTGCCGGCCCGCAAGTCGGTGAAGGAGCGTCGCAACCGCAACAAGAAGCTGCGCGGCAAGGCGAAGGGCAAGCAGGTGGCCAAGAAGAAGTAA